One window from the genome of Gimesia aquarii encodes:
- a CDS encoding CehA/McbA family metallohydrolase has product MDICRIGALILLAACGVTNITGTLEAAEKSIVIDRESHEIKGKLTYQKTFSARNNPTEFTFLLEQDLKKQSSGGYWSVNLNGKTLGRLEAHTPQVGSNKKNDGFHRIGFAVPPNVLKEGENTLAVTGRGQPAVLRNFELQPYPLKQALKLQTISVKVNTEEGQPVPARITIVNHLGQLAKLYNVRRPTNAVRPGILYTLGTGESFDLPPGKYTLYATRGMEWGVAKQPIVVESLKPESHTLVISREVDTTGFVACDSHIHTLPGSGHGNATYAERMITIAGEGIEVAIATDHNHISDYTPYQKQSGTNAHFHAISGDEVTTHNGHFTAFPLDPSKAVPGGVKGRNPLFLKKEDWSELIADMRNKGAEVVILNHPYWPTIPKGPFGRFRFSRSTGSRIDGPAFNFDGFEVAQPANETPDFFYALEDWMTLLNRGLRLTAVGATDSHTVNDPVGQARTYLKSHTDDVSQIDRKEIYRAFTEGRASVAAGIFANLTLAKQYNMGDLVPATTVTEHRDNQKFTASLRVAAPSWVRPREAMIYVNGKQVAHKNIDSKMNQPTNQTLTFLLDLPAHDAHIIAFVLGDGITLPGWTTYGKATQAITNPIYLDVNGDKKYSAPRDTAKRLITKFTSQDTKLTPAQQKTLLDSETVKADSAVLLHVKDLLKQTSD; this is encoded by the coding sequence GGAGTTACTAATATCACAGGCACTTTAGAAGCTGCAGAGAAGTCGATCGTCATTGATCGTGAATCACACGAGATAAAAGGCAAACTCACATATCAAAAAACGTTTTCCGCCAGGAACAATCCGACCGAGTTCACATTCCTCTTGGAGCAAGATCTAAAGAAACAAAGCTCGGGTGGGTATTGGAGCGTCAATCTCAACGGTAAAACGCTTGGACGACTTGAAGCACACACTCCCCAGGTCGGTTCAAACAAAAAAAACGATGGATTTCACCGAATCGGTTTCGCTGTCCCTCCCAATGTTCTCAAAGAGGGTGAGAACACACTGGCAGTGACTGGTCGAGGACAGCCAGCAGTGTTACGCAATTTCGAATTGCAACCCTACCCTTTAAAACAGGCACTTAAGCTGCAAACGATTTCCGTAAAAGTAAACACGGAAGAGGGACAGCCTGTCCCCGCGCGCATTACCATTGTGAATCATCTGGGACAACTCGCAAAACTCTATAACGTACGCAGGCCAACAAACGCTGTGCGGCCCGGTATTCTCTACACACTGGGAACCGGTGAGTCATTTGATTTGCCGCCGGGAAAGTACACGCTCTATGCAACGCGCGGGATGGAATGGGGAGTGGCCAAGCAGCCAATTGTAGTCGAAAGCCTAAAGCCTGAGAGTCACACATTAGTGATTTCACGCGAAGTCGACACAACAGGTTTTGTTGCCTGTGATAGCCATATTCATACTTTACCTGGTAGTGGCCACGGAAATGCCACCTACGCCGAACGCATGATTACAATTGCCGGCGAAGGAATTGAAGTCGCTATTGCCACCGATCACAATCACATATCCGATTATACGCCATATCAAAAACAATCGGGCACTAACGCTCATTTCCACGCAATCTCCGGCGATGAAGTCACAACTCATAATGGTCATTTTACCGCGTTTCCACTCGATCCCTCTAAAGCAGTTCCCGGAGGTGTAAAAGGCCGCAATCCACTCTTTCTGAAAAAAGAAGACTGGTCTGAGCTGATCGCCGATATGCGAAACAAAGGGGCCGAAGTCGTGATTCTAAATCATCCCTATTGGCCCACGATACCGAAAGGCCCCTTCGGTCGATTTCGCTTTAGCCGTAGCACAGGTAGTCGGATTGATGGACCTGCATTTAACTTCGACGGTTTTGAAGTCGCACAGCCTGCAAATGAAACCCCTGATTTTTTCTACGCCCTCGAAGATTGGATGACATTACTGAATCGGGGATTGAGGCTCACGGCTGTAGGCGCCACTGATTCTCACACAGTCAATGACCCGGTCGGACAAGCGCGAACGTATCTCAAGAGTCACACTGATGACGTTTCTCAAATCGATCGCAAAGAGATTTATCGCGCATTCACAGAAGGGCGCGCGTCAGTGGCAGCGGGCATTTTTGCAAATTTGACTCTAGCCAAACAGTACAACATGGGAGATCTTGTTCCAGCCACAACAGTGACTGAGCATCGTGATAACCAAAAATTCACTGCCAGTTTACGAGTCGCCGCACCTTCTTGGGTCCGTCCTCGTGAAGCCATGATCTACGTGAATGGGAAACAAGTCGCACACAAAAATATTGATTCGAAAATGAATCAGCCCACCAATCAAACGCTCACATTCTTACTTGATTTACCTGCTCATGACGCACACATCATAGCATTTGTCCTGGGAGACGGCATCACATTGCCCGGTTGGACAACCTACGGCAAAGCGACACAGGCAATCACAAACCCAATTTACCTGGACGTCAATGGAGACAAAAAATATAGCGCACCTCGCGATACTGCCAAGAGACTGATCACAAAATTTACAAGCCAGGATACAAAACTCACACCGGCTCAGCAAAAAACATTGCTTGACTCAGAAACGGTCAAGGCAGATTCAGCCGTACTCCTGCACGTCAAGGATCTACTCAAGCAGACTTCTGATTAG
- a CDS encoding sulfatase family protein yields MRIGILLCLLFTSSVHAATKPNIVFILADDLGYGDVACYNSESKVPTPYLDQLAVDGMRFTDAHSPSTVCTPTRYSIMTGQMAFRLNYPGVFTGVGGPCLIAKDRLTLPGMLRDKGYETAMFGKWHIGMTFLDKNGKMIHARQPAQNTDHTIKINPGVEAVRRIDYSRAVLDAPIHRGFDHFFGTVCCPTTDWLYAFMDGDRIPVPPTRLLDKSSLPKHAWSFDCRQGLIAPDFDHEEVDMVFLKKSLEFLDKHSKEYPEKPFFLFHSLQAVHLPSFPGKDFHGKTQAGPHGDFIFEFDDIVGQLLQKLESLGLTENTLVIVTSDNGPEVGTVINMREKHQHNGARPWRGMKRDNWEGGHRVPMIVRWPGKVEAGSISDQTVCLTDMMATCAAIVDTRLPNDAAEDSFNILPILLGKTKEDVRDFTLHQTMSLKLAIRNGDWKYLDHKGSGGNNYGRGKLKRFNLPDKTPDAPGQLYNMKSDPGETTNLYFKHPEVVKKLKNQLEQFKKSGRSAPVR; encoded by the coding sequence ATGAGAATTGGAATTCTGTTATGCCTGTTGTTTACTTCGTCCGTTCATGCAGCGACGAAACCGAACATTGTCTTCATCCTTGCGGATGATTTAGGCTACGGCGATGTCGCATGTTACAACTCAGAATCAAAAGTTCCGACGCCCTACCTCGATCAACTCGCCGTCGATGGCATGCGTTTCACTGACGCTCACAGTCCCTCGACTGTCTGTACGCCGACCCGTTATAGCATCATGACGGGACAAATGGCGTTCCGCCTGAATTACCCCGGTGTCTTTACCGGCGTGGGCGGACCTTGCTTGATTGCCAAGGATCGCTTGACGCTTCCCGGCATGTTGCGTGATAAAGGATACGAGACTGCGATGTTTGGGAAATGGCACATTGGCATGACGTTTTTGGACAAGAATGGGAAAATGATCCATGCCAGGCAACCTGCTCAAAATACTGATCACACAATTAAAATCAATCCTGGTGTGGAAGCCGTCAGGCGAATTGATTATTCACGGGCCGTACTTGATGCGCCAATTCACCGAGGTTTTGATCACTTTTTTGGGACGGTCTGCTGCCCGACGACAGACTGGTTGTATGCCTTCATGGACGGTGACCGCATTCCGGTACCACCTACCAGATTGCTCGATAAATCCAGTCTACCTAAGCACGCATGGTCATTTGACTGTCGTCAGGGATTGATTGCCCCTGATTTTGACCATGAAGAAGTGGACATGGTCTTTCTGAAAAAGAGTCTGGAATTTCTAGACAAGCACAGCAAAGAATATCCGGAGAAACCCTTTTTTCTTTTTCACTCACTGCAAGCGGTACATCTTCCCTCATTCCCCGGAAAAGACTTTCATGGCAAGACTCAAGCAGGACCTCATGGGGACTTTATCTTTGAATTCGATGATATTGTGGGACAGTTGCTTCAAAAGCTCGAATCACTTGGACTGACTGAGAACACACTCGTCATCGTAACTAGTGATAATGGCCCCGAAGTAGGCACCGTGATCAATATGCGCGAAAAACATCAACACAACGGAGCGCGACCGTGGCGGGGCATGAAACGTGATAATTGGGAGGGGGGACATCGCGTTCCCATGATTGTTCGTTGGCCAGGAAAAGTAGAGGCAGGTTCAATCAGCGATCAAACCGTGTGTCTGACCGATATGATGGCCACTTGCGCTGCGATTGTTGACACCAGGTTACCGAATGACGCTGCCGAAGACAGCTTCAATATTCTGCCAATTCTGTTAGGCAAGACTAAAGAGGATGTCCGTGATTTCACATTACACCAGACCATGAGTCTGAAGTTAGCGATTCGAAATGGTGACTGGAAGTATCTCGATCACAAAGGGTCCGGGGGAAATAACTACGGTAGAGGAAAGTTGAAACGATTCAATTTGCCCGACAAAACTCCTGACGCGCCGGGACAACTCTACAATATGAAGAGTGATCCAGGCGAGACGACAAATTTGTACTTCAAGCATCCCGAAGTCGTCAAGAAATTAAAGAATCAACTTGAGCAGTTCAAAAAAAGTGGTCGCAGTGCTCCAGTTCGTTGA
- the tal gene encoding transaldolase, which yields MKATQELNNLGQSLWLDNITRDLLNNGTLQRYIDELSTTGLTSNPTIFHQAIKNSQSYDSAIQTKFKNGERGEQLFFEVALEDITQAADLFRPVWDKTDGVDGWVSLEVSPLLAYDTESTLAAAKDLHARAGRPNVLIKIPGTKEGLPAIEEATFAGIPVNVTLLFSSEHFVEAAEAFLRGVERRIEAGLNPAVGSVASLFISRWDRAVVDQVPDSLHNRLGVTVGKRAYKAYQDLLNSPRWQRALNSGARPQRLLWASTGMKDPNASDILYITSLASPFTVNTMPENTLNAFADHGEVGPALPADGGDCEDVLNEFEKAGIDVQALAAKLQEDGAESFVKSWNELMEVIIAKSESLANVD from the coding sequence ATGAAAGCAACACAAGAACTCAACAATCTCGGGCAAAGTCTGTGGCTTGACAATATTACACGCGACCTGCTCAATAATGGGACACTCCAACGGTATATCGACGAACTTTCGACAACCGGTTTGACCTCAAACCCTACGATCTTTCATCAGGCAATCAAAAACAGCCAGTCTTACGACAGCGCAATCCAGACAAAGTTCAAAAACGGTGAGAGGGGTGAGCAGCTCTTTTTTGAGGTTGCCCTTGAAGATATCACGCAGGCGGCGGATTTGTTTCGACCGGTCTGGGATAAAACAGACGGAGTTGATGGGTGGGTCTCGTTGGAAGTTTCCCCTCTACTTGCTTATGACACGGAAAGCACTTTAGCGGCTGCGAAAGATTTACATGCTCGCGCAGGACGTCCCAATGTGTTGATCAAAATTCCTGGCACGAAAGAAGGACTTCCGGCAATTGAAGAAGCCACGTTCGCGGGAATTCCCGTCAATGTAACACTCCTGTTTTCAAGCGAGCACTTTGTGGAAGCCGCTGAAGCCTTTTTGAGAGGCGTTGAACGACGGATTGAAGCAGGATTGAATCCTGCCGTCGGTTCTGTTGCTTCCTTGTTTATCAGCCGCTGGGATCGTGCTGTTGTCGATCAGGTTCCTGATTCGCTGCATAATCGGTTAGGAGTTACCGTCGGTAAACGGGCCTACAAGGCGTATCAAGACTTGCTGAATTCCCCGCGATGGCAGCGCGCATTGAATTCCGGTGCCCGCCCACAACGATTACTCTGGGCAAGTACAGGAATGAAAGACCCTAACGCGTCTGATATTCTCTATATCACGTCACTCGCATCGCCTTTTACCGTGAATACAATGCCTGAGAACACATTGAACGCGTTTGCCGATCATGGTGAGGTTGGACCCGCTCTGCCTGCAGACGGCGGTGACTGTGAAGACGTGCTCAATGAATTTGAAAAAGCGGGCATCGACGTTCAGGCCCTGGCAGCTAAGCTTCAGGAAGATGGTGCCGAGTCATTCGTGAAGTCCTGGAATGAACTGATGGAAGTGATTATCGCCAAAAGCGAATCATTGGCGAACGTCGATTGA
- a CDS encoding serine hydrolase produces the protein MKIFQQLVLIIILLGLITCAHAEEPKLPAQILTSVEKQIKKLVDDKGIPGLSIAIAVDNQLLFSGGFGQADVENSVPATTETRYRTASIAKSITAVAVMSLAEEGLIDLDADVQKYCPEFPKKRWPITTRQLLGHLGGVRHYKNVREPVSTDHYFTLQSALATFKDDPLRHQPGSQFLYTTFGYNLLGSICEGASEKEFSQVLKQRVFRPAGMQQTVVDNQYAIIPNRSRGYIRPTAISLLMRNTSKYLKAGNLYNAPLHDTSMKIPGGGLLSTSSDLVRFAIALNTGKLVKPKTLQQMWTSQKTTAANHTGYGLGWKVTSRSGQKHVWHTGGQAGTSTVLFLIPATGTSVAIMCNLQKVPLLSLARNIANTVSSKATDEKKSSDYMSAIDRLKAAIRHEVEQKQIPAFSISLVDDDKLVWAEGFGFQDKDRKVPATAETVYRVGSVSKLFTDVTVMQLVEDGTLDLDTNVQTYLPDFKPINPDGINISLRQLMTHRSGLVRESPVGNYFDPTEPTLADTVASLNSTPLVYKPDTKTKYSNAAIAVVGAVLEKQLDLSHAEQVRQKILDPLQMNHSGFTVTPTVKKHLATGWMRTNDGRRFVAPNFLLGTGPAGNLYSNVVDLGKFLTCMFNEGQIDHGQILKQDTYQSMISPQKDPDGKPLSYGIGFRIQDLDGYAKVGHGGAVYGFSTQLEALPKRKIGVAAVSSLDGTNGVVSRLTNYALRLMIATQDGKPLPVYRMTGPIPAERAEELVGLYRNEKENKFTRITELNGDVFMHRGSYRYELRSAADDGTIVTDDSFGFGTKVQLENKDVLKVGKAKYDRVPDSPPPQIPTDWKGLIGEYGWDHNTLYIFEDEGQLYALIEWFYYYPLKQVDLNTFTFPDYGLYHGEGLKFTRGEDDIATEVVAAEVKFLRREVGTKDGETFRIIPVKPIDDLRAAALAASPPPEPGNYRQPDLVDLTTLDPTIKLDIRYATKNNFTGAVFYKQPRSFMQRPAAEAVVRANARLKKRGLGLLIHDAYRPWHVTKMFWDATPSELKDFVANPAHGSRHNRGCAVDLTLYDLKTGKPIQMVAGYDEFSPRSFPLYPGGTSRQRWYRQLLRQTMEAEDFTVYEFEWWHFDFKDWKKYRIGNQTFEEID, from the coding sequence ATGAAAATCTTCCAGCAACTTGTTCTTATCATTATCTTACTTGGTCTGATTACCTGTGCTCATGCAGAGGAACCAAAACTACCAGCTCAGATCCTAACATCAGTAGAAAAGCAAATCAAAAAACTGGTCGATGACAAGGGCATCCCAGGCTTGTCTATCGCGATTGCAGTGGATAATCAGTTACTTTTCTCAGGTGGTTTCGGACAGGCTGACGTCGAAAACTCGGTCCCTGCCACCACAGAGACACGTTACCGCACCGCGTCCATTGCCAAATCGATAACCGCTGTTGCTGTCATGTCGTTGGCTGAAGAGGGTTTGATCGATCTCGACGCAGACGTACAAAAATATTGTCCGGAGTTTCCCAAAAAACGTTGGCCCATCACAACACGACAACTATTGGGACATTTAGGAGGAGTACGCCACTATAAGAATGTGAGAGAGCCTGTTTCGACAGATCACTACTTCACATTGCAGTCCGCACTCGCAACATTCAAAGACGACCCGTTACGACATCAGCCAGGGAGTCAATTTCTCTATACCACATTTGGCTATAACCTGCTGGGCAGCATTTGCGAAGGCGCATCAGAAAAAGAGTTCTCTCAAGTCCTCAAGCAGCGTGTCTTCCGCCCAGCGGGAATGCAGCAGACAGTGGTCGACAATCAGTATGCAATTATTCCAAACCGATCACGAGGCTACATCCGCCCGACAGCAATCTCGTTGTTGATGCGAAACACCTCAAAATACCTTAAAGCAGGTAATCTATATAATGCACCACTTCATGACACCAGCATGAAGATCCCCGGCGGTGGGCTCTTATCAACTTCATCTGATTTAGTAAGATTCGCAATTGCGCTGAATACAGGAAAGCTTGTCAAACCGAAAACGTTGCAGCAGATGTGGACAAGCCAGAAAACAACTGCTGCGAATCATACTGGATATGGACTGGGATGGAAGGTGACCTCACGTTCCGGTCAAAAACATGTTTGGCACACAGGTGGGCAGGCAGGAACATCGACAGTCCTGTTTCTTATCCCAGCGACAGGCACCTCAGTTGCTATCATGTGTAATCTACAAAAAGTTCCGTTACTGTCGCTCGCTAGAAACATAGCCAATACCGTCTCATCAAAGGCTACAGATGAAAAAAAAAGTTCCGACTACATGAGCGCAATTGATCGCTTGAAGGCTGCGATACGACACGAAGTCGAACAGAAGCAAATTCCTGCATTTTCCATTTCGCTCGTTGACGACGATAAACTGGTCTGGGCAGAGGGATTTGGCTTTCAAGATAAGGACCGTAAAGTCCCTGCCACAGCGGAAACGGTCTACCGGGTCGGTTCTGTTTCGAAACTCTTCACCGATGTGACAGTCATGCAACTCGTTGAAGATGGGACTCTCGACCTGGACACCAACGTCCAGACCTATCTTCCCGATTTTAAACCGATCAATCCGGATGGGATCAACATTTCACTTCGCCAACTCATGACACATCGTTCCGGCCTGGTTCGTGAATCACCGGTCGGGAACTACTTCGATCCTACAGAACCAACGCTGGCAGACACCGTTGCCAGTCTCAACAGCACACCACTTGTCTACAAACCAGACACAAAAACGAAGTATTCGAATGCAGCGATTGCCGTGGTTGGTGCCGTGTTAGAAAAACAACTTGATCTCTCTCACGCCGAACAGGTTCGCCAAAAAATACTCGATCCTCTACAGATGAATCATAGTGGATTCACAGTAACTCCCACCGTCAAAAAACATCTCGCCACAGGCTGGATGCGAACCAATGATGGCCGACGCTTCGTAGCACCGAACTTTCTCCTCGGTACGGGACCGGCAGGCAACCTGTACTCAAATGTTGTGGATCTAGGAAAATTTCTGACCTGTATGTTCAACGAAGGGCAAATTGACCATGGTCAAATTCTAAAACAAGATACGTATCAATCGATGATCTCACCGCAGAAAGACCCCGATGGCAAACCGCTAAGTTATGGTATTGGGTTTCGTATCCAGGACCTGGATGGATACGCTAAAGTCGGTCACGGTGGTGCGGTCTACGGCTTTTCCACACAATTGGAAGCATTACCCAAGCGGAAGATAGGTGTTGCCGCCGTCTCTTCACTGGATGGGACAAACGGGGTTGTCAGTCGGCTGACTAATTATGCGCTGCGATTGATGATCGCCACTCAAGATGGTAAACCACTTCCGGTTTACCGCATGACTGGCCCCATTCCTGCAGAACGTGCAGAAGAGCTGGTTGGCCTCTACCGAAATGAAAAAGAAAACAAGTTTACTCGCATCACAGAGCTAAACGGCGATGTTTTTATGCACCGCGGCTCCTATCGCTACGAACTCCGTTCTGCCGCCGATGACGGTACGATTGTAACAGATGATTCGTTCGGCTTTGGCACCAAAGTGCAATTGGAAAACAAGGATGTCCTCAAGGTTGGTAAAGCAAAATACGATCGAGTACCAGACTCACCACCACCACAAATTCCCACAGACTGGAAAGGATTGATTGGTGAATATGGCTGGGATCACAATACTTTGTATATCTTTGAAGACGAAGGCCAGTTGTACGCGTTGATCGAATGGTTCTATTATTACCCCTTGAAGCAGGTCGACCTCAACACATTCACGTTTCCCGACTACGGCCTGTACCATGGTGAAGGTCTGAAATTTACTCGTGGTGAAGATGACATTGCGACTGAGGTCGTTGCTGCCGAGGTGAAATTTCTGCGTCGTGAAGTCGGTACCAAAGATGGTGAAACCTTTCGTATTATACCCGTCAAACCGATCGATGATCTCCGCGCAGCGGCACTCGCCGCATCTCCACCACCCGAACCCGGAAATTATCGACAGCCTGATCTGGTCGATCTGACAACTCTTGACCCCACCATCAAGCTCGATATTCGCTATGCCACAAAAAACAACTTCACCGGTGCCGTCTTCTACAAACAACCACGGTCCTTCATGCAGCGTCCTGCCGCCGAAGCAGTCGTCCGGGCAAACGCACGGCTCAAAAAACGAGGTCTCGGCCTGTTGATCCATGACGCCTATCGCCCCTGGCACGTCACAAAAATGTTCTGGGACGCGACGCCATCTGAACTTAAAGACTTTGTCGCCAATCCCGCTCATGGTTCTCGTCACAACCGTGGCTGTGCAGTAGACCTGACGCTTTATGATCTCAAGACAGGCAAACCAATCCAGATGGTTGCCGGCTATGATGAATTTTCACCACGTTCTTTTCCACTGTATCCCGGAGGAACGTCTCGCCAGCGCTGGTACCGACAATTACTGCGTCAGACCATGGAAGCAGAAGATTTCACAGTCTACGAATTTGAATGGTGGCACTTCGATTTCAAGGATTGGAAAAAATATCGCATCGGAAATCAGACCTTTGAAGAAATTGATTGA
- a CDS encoding DUF3565 domain-containing protein: MLQPIIGYHTDGEGHWVAQLDCGHNQHVRHDPPMIVREWVTSESGRTSMLGHQLECKKCDERAPKDERP; this comes from the coding sequence GTGTTGCAACCAATCATCGGCTACCACACTGATGGCGAGGGACACTGGGTAGCGCAATTAGATTGTGGGCACAATCAGCACGTCCGTCATGATCCCCCCATGATTGTTCGTGAATGGGTTACATCAGAATCCGGTCGTACTTCCATGTTGGGACATCAACTTGAGTGTAAAAAGTGCGATGAACGTGCACCAAAGGACGAACGGCCATAA